Genomic DNA from Thermodesulfobacteriota bacterium:
TGGGGGATTGCCATTCACCTCTATCAACCCTTATCCATGCCAAACCCTTAGCGCCCAGTGATTTCGCATATTCGGTCTGGTGGTCTATTTGTTTTCTCGATAGTGCATTAGCTTTCCCCTTCAAATTCAATGCTTTGATTATCCCGCCTTTTTTTACAGTGTCGCTAAAGACTTTAAAATCTGAATTTTCGAATATCTGTGTAATGTCATTTAACTCTAATCCGAATCTGGTATCTGGCCTATCGTTACCATATTTCAACATTGCCTCATCGAAGCTCATTCTATGAAAAGGAGTAGGAATCTCTTTGTCTTTTACTTGTTTAAAAATGGCCTTGAGCATACCTTCAACCGTTTTTATCACATCATCCTCTCCGACGAATGACATCTCCATATCTATTTGGGTGAATTCAGGCTGTCTGTCTGCTCTCAGGTCTTCGTCACGGAAGCATTTCGCGATCTGATAATACTTATCAAATCCCGAAATCATAAGTGTCTGTTTTAAGAGTTGCGGTGATTGGGGAAGTGCATAGAACTCGCCCTGATTTTGCCTGCTGGGAACGAGAAAATCTCTTGCTCCTTCGGGTGTCGATCTAGTGAGCTGTGGGGTTTCGAATTCGATGAAGCCTTGAGAATTTAGGTAGTTTCTAGTTGAACTGACTACCTTATGTCGAAGGAGCAAATTTTCTTTCATGATAGGTCTTCTCAAATCAAGATACCGATACTTCATTCTCAATAGTTCATCAACGCTTATGTCATTTTCGATCAAGAAAGGAAGAACCTTTGACTGATTTAAAATTCTTATCTCTTGTGCCATAACCTCAATCTCGCCGGTATTAAGTTTGGGGTTTATTGTCTCTGTTGTTCGATTCGAGACCCTACCTTTGACGGCAATTACCCATTCATCCTTGATGGTTTCCGCCTTCTTATGAGAATCAAGACTTTTTTCAGGGTTGAAGACGACTTGAACTAATCCTTCACGGTCTCTGAGATCGATGAAGATTAACCCACCATGATCCCTGTTCGATTGGACCCAACCCATGATGATTACTTCGCGATTTAGATCTTTCGTACCAAGTTTTCCGCAATAATCTGTTCTCTTCCAATCACCTAAAACCTCGAGCATACTGAAGAACTCCCTTAAATTTAAGTTTAGAAGCTAAAAATGTTAACTTTATTAAATAATGTTAGCAAGGCGTGAGATTCATATTGTCAGAAAACCTATTATGGGGCTTAATTTGCATGGAATACAGTCATAAATTACATGGTAGAAGGTCAATAAGGTTGAAGGAATACGATTATTCAAGCCCAGGGGCATATTTTGTTACGATTTGTACCTACAATAGGAAATGTTTCTTCGGGAATGTCAGGGACGTGAGATTAATTTTGTCTGCGGTTGGGAGGAAAGCTAAGACATTCTTTAGGGAGATACCAGAACATTTTGAAAATATCACATTAGATGAATATGTTGTTATGCCGAATCATTTACACGGTATAATTGTTATACAAAATGTAGGGGTTCAAAATTTTGAACCCCTACAACGACATAACGCGTTTCAACATCTCGTACCAAAATCCTTGGGTTCTGTAATCCGCACATACAAATCCATGTTAACGCGCTGGTGTAGAATTAATGGTCATCGATATTTTAAATGGCAGCGGAATTATTACGAACACATTATCCGTGATGAAGATGATTTGAATAAAATAAGAGAATATATTCAGAACAATCCATTGGAATGGCATTTGGATATTGAAAATCCAAAAGCCGTGGCCAAAGATAAGCAGGAGGGTAAAAGTTTATGGTAGAGGCGCAAATTTTTGCGTCTCTACATTTTCTTAAATATGAAAACTACAGGTAATTTCCATTCAGGGTTTATTTCGATCGTAGGTGGTCCCAATGTTGGAAAGTCAACATTGCTAAACGTCCTAGTTGGGAGAAAAATATCTGCCGTAT
This window encodes:
- a CDS encoding transposase yields the protein MKEYDYSSPGAYFVTICTYNRKCFFGNVRDVRLILSAVGRKAKTFFREIPEHFENITLDEYVVMPNHLHGIIVIQNVGVQNFEPLQRHNAFQHLVPKSLGSVIRTYKSMLTRWCRINGHRYFKWQRNYYEHIIRDEDDLNKIREYIQNNPLEWHLDIENPKAVAKDKQEGKSLW
- the aspS gene encoding aspartate--tRNA ligase, which produces MLEVLGDWKRTDYCGKLGTKDLNREVIIMGWVQSNRDHGGLIFIDLRDREGLVQVVFNPEKSLDSHKKAETIKDEWVIAVKGRVSNRTTETINPKLNTGEIEVMAQEIRILNQSKVLPFLIENDISVDELLRMKYRYLDLRRPIMKENLLLRHKVVSSTRNYLNSQGFIEFETPQLTRSTPEGARDFLVPSRQNQGEFYALPQSPQLLKQTLMISGFDKYYQIAKCFRDEDLRADRQPEFTQIDMEMSFVGEDDVIKTVEGMLKAIFKQVKDKEIPTPFHRMSFDEAMLKYGNDRPDTRFGLELNDITQIFENSDFKVFSDTVKKGGIIKALNLKGKANALSRKQIDHQTEYAKSLGAKGLAWIRVDRGEWQSPIVKFLSEKEKEQLKAALSIEDKDIIFFAADSPYIVNLVLSNLRLSFGKSLNLIPNDAYEPVWVTDFPLLEFDENEKRYISLHHPFTSPKEDDLNLLDDNPEAVRSRAYDIVLNGVEIGGGSIRIHRKDVQEAIFSKLGIEPNEANNKFGFLLEALEFGAPPHGGIALGLDRLVMLLAGVDSIRDVIAFPKTQKGGCPLTEAPSKVEEKQLIELGIKLDLKKM